The sequence GCGCTAACCGCGCAGAAAATCAGCTTTCACAAATGAAGCCAGCGCCTCTCCAAGTGCCGCGATTACACTTCGCCAGTCGCCTGGTTTAGGCTGGCGGAAAAGCCTTACGGAATCATACCAGTAACTGCGCCGACCCTTCAGACCCCAGCGCCAGTCGGCCTCGCAGGGCAGTAAAATCCAGGCCGGAACCCCCAGAGCCCCGGCCAGATGGGCGACGGCAGTATCAACACTCAAGAGCAGATCCAGTTGTTGCAAAACCCAGGCGGTCGCGGCAAAATCATTCATCCAGGGAGCCAGATCGATTAAGGGCTGAATTTCCCGCTGAGCTTGCGGCAGAGACTCCCGCTTAACCGCTTTCTGCAGGCTGAAAAAGCACATTCCCGCTATCCGGCCCAGGGGGGCCAGCTCAGAGAAAGCGATTGAGCGCCTGGCGTCATTGACATGAAAAGGATTGCCGCTCCAGACCAGACCGACCTTGATCCTGGAGTCGTCAAATTGATGAAAAGGAAATTTTCCCACGCCGGCGGGGCCGCCTTTGGCGACAGGCGGCCCCGCCGCAAGATAAGGCCGGGCCGACAGTTCAGCCTGAGTATGCAAACCCAGCCGCCAGGGCAGACTTAGCAGTGAAAGCTGGAAATCAAAACCTTCCGGCAAACTGGAAAAGGGCAGAACCAAATCTATTCCGGGAGCGGATTGCAACAAGCGCCGCAGATTATCCTGGCAGAGCAAAGCCACGCAGGCTGGAGGCCCCGACAATTTCGCGGCGAAACGAACAAACTGAATGGCGTCGCCGGCGCCCTGCTCACTCCAGAGCAGCAGCCGGCGGCCGCGCAGGTTTTCACCCCGCCAGGGCGCGATCTTTTCGACCCCGGCAGGAATAAAAGCCTCCGGCCGCCGCAAACGCCATTCGTACTCGGCCCAGCCCTCAGCAAAACGTCCCTGACTCAAGCAGACGTGCGCCAGGTTCCAATGGGCCGTAACCGCTGTCGGCGCCAACGCCAACGCTCGTCCCAGGCAGAATTCGGCCCGCTCATAATCCCCACAACTTTTGCAGGCCCGGGCGCAATTGATCCAAGCCTCAACCCTCCCCGGTTCCAAAGCCAGCAAGCGCCGATAAAGAGGCAGCGCCGCCTCGGGAGCGCCGGTTTTCTGGCGCAGATTGGCCAGGTTAAACAAGGCCTCCCGAGTCTCCGGTTCGAGTGCCAAAAGCCTTTCGTAAAGCGCCGCCGCCCGACTCGATTGGCCGGACTCGGCCTGGGCCTTGGCCAGATTATAGAGAGCCTTTCCGGCATACGAAGCCGCAGAAGGATCAAGCACCAGCTGTTCCCAGACAGCCAGCGCCCGCGTCGACTGCCGGTCCAGCCACAGGAGCCGGCCATATTCGAGCAACAGGGCGGCCGAAAACACGGGGGCCTCGGCGGCCAGCAGCCGCTCAAACTCAGCCAGGGCATCGGCCAGGCGACCCGCCTTTTCCAGATCTCTGATCCGACGCAAGCAGTCCCCGCGAAAGCCCGCCGACATGTGACCGGCGAAAACCCGATCAGGTTTGTCTTCCAAATTCCGCCTTCCAGTTACGGGTTGAGCGCCAGCGTTGTCATGACCTCTAAAAATCGTTCACCAGGTCCTGGCGCGCTACCGTCAATCATTAGTTTTACAAGAACAAGCCCTTGCTTTTCAACTGATTTTCGGTTTTTCCTTGGGACAGAAAAATATTGACATTTTTTCAGCAAACATGCAATTGAAAATGAACCGCCGGTTTGATCCGGCGGCGAGAGAATGGCCCGGGGGCCCGCAAAATTCCCCGACACCGGCCTGAAAGGTATTAAAATGGAGCGACACCACCTTGCAATCATCCTTTCATACTCTTACAATTTATAAGGCGGAACGAATTTTTCAGGATCAGACCGGCAAGGATCTCAGCCTGGCGCCCTGCAATGACGGCATCTGAAATCAGAACCGAAGCCTGGCTGGCAGCGGCGGAGTATTTTATCGCCATCAACGATTGGCCGGCCGCCGAGGCGGCCCTGCGCCGGGAACTTCTTCTCGACAGCACCGACGCACGGGCCTACACCCTGCTGGCCCGCGCACTCAAATATCAGAAACGAAAGGATGAAGCCGGGCGCGCTTTTTTTCAAGCCGCGAAACTGGAACCGGAAAATCCCGATTATCTTTACAACCTCGCCCTCTTTCATCAGGA is a genomic window of Pseudomonadota bacterium containing:
- a CDS encoding tetratricopeptide repeat protein; the protein is MEDKPDRVFAGHMSAGFRGDCLRRIRDLEKAGRLADALAEFERLLAAEAPVFSAALLLEYGRLLWLDRQSTRALAVWEQLVLDPSAASYAGKALYNLAKAQAESGQSSRAAALYERLLALEPETREALFNLANLRQKTGAPEAALPLYRRLLALEPGRVEAWINCARACKSCGDYERAEFCLGRALALAPTAVTAHWNLAHVCLSQGRFAEGWAEYEWRLRRPEAFIPAGVEKIAPWRGENLRGRRLLLWSEQGAGDAIQFVRFAAKLSGPPACVALLCQDNLRRLLQSAPGIDLVLPFSSLPEGFDFQLSLLSLPWRLGLHTQAELSARPYLAAGPPVAKGGPAGVGKFPFHQFDDSRIKVGLVWSGNPFHVNDARRSIAFSELAPLGRIAGMCFFSLQKAVKRESLPQAQREIQPLIDLAPWMNDFAATAWVLQQLDLLLSVDTAVAHLAGALGVPAWILLPCEADWRWGLKGRRSYWYDSVRLFRQPKPGDWRSVIAALGEALASFVKADFLRG